The following proteins are co-located in the Zavarzinella sp. genome:
- a CDS encoding YfbM family protein, translating into MSMTCVLYAISADAARQAIANPEMIENLLDDGNIDQVSLEKSWHGIHFTLTGTAWEGDPPLNFILGGGQEVGEDIGYGAARIIKPEDVVEINGQLGDFSDDHFAQRFDLNLLEENEIYPQIWDEPLEDLLEEYTDYFRATRELIVRAAGKGQALLVAMM; encoded by the coding sequence ATGAGTATGACGTGCGTGCTGTATGCAATCTCTGCCGATGCTGCCCGGCAGGCGATTGCCAACCCGGAAATGATCGAAAATTTGCTGGATGATGGCAATATCGATCAGGTCTCGCTTGAAAAAAGCTGGCATGGGATCCATTTCACTCTTACCGGCACTGCGTGGGAAGGTGATCCCCCATTAAACTTCATTCTGGGTGGTGGGCAGGAAGTTGGTGAAGATATTGGTTACGGGGCCGCACGCATCATCAAGCCTGAAGATGTTGTAGAAATCAATGGCCAACTGGGTGACTTTAGTGATGATCATTTCGCACAGAGGTTTGATCTCAATTTATTAGAAGAAAATGAGATTTACCCACAGATCTGGGATGAGCCGCTCGAGGATTTGCTGGAAGAATACACCGATTATTTTCGAGCGACGAGAGAGTTAATCGTGCGTGCCGCAGGTAAAGGACAGGCATTGCTGGTGGCGATGATGTAA
- a CDS encoding prenyltransferase/squalene oxidase repeat-containing protein, with protein MITREQIDAAWQTVRTTLLEQRVPSGHWEGELSSSALSTATAVVALSFSGPKYQHLIQSGLDWLIQNQNSDGGWGDTTKSFSNISTTMLCYAAFKRNPHPASGAAMAQCEQWLSSYGSTPEELAEAIRARYGKDRTFSVPILMMAALANLISWREVPRLPFELAALPSSWYRFARLPVVSYALPALIAIGQTVQAHRGSWNPISSTIRWWCRNRTLRKLRTIQPTSGGYLEATPLTSFVVMSLASLPYRTTDSEAVMAAGLQFLEDSVRPDGSWPIDTNLAIWVTTLSVNALAAGNDLPTETERAPLFDWIADQQTRTRHPYTDADPGGWGWTDFSGSVPDADDTPGAWLALMNLDANRGVEAIARPEWLLNLQNTDGGWPTFCRGWGTLPFDRSGADLTAHAIRALNRYCQLQPNSPHASRMKRAVERGFRYLARQQAADGSWLPLWFGNQHAPDDINPVYGTSRVLACYLEADGTTDPAYQRGVAFLMKFQNSDGGWGGAANTPSTVEETALALDVLVRAVPTEHPTIQNGYQYLLQQIAEESWTTPSPIGFYFAKLWYFEKMYPLVYVSTAIGRLRILMQSSSTVPG; from the coding sequence ATGATCACCAGGGAACAGATCGATGCTGCGTGGCAGACCGTCCGCACCACATTGCTGGAGCAACGGGTGCCCAGTGGGCATTGGGAAGGGGAACTTTCCAGTTCTGCGTTGTCAACTGCCACAGCAGTGGTGGCACTCTCCTTTTCTGGTCCAAAATACCAGCACCTCATTCAATCTGGCCTGGATTGGCTGATTCAGAACCAGAATTCTGACGGTGGGTGGGGCGATACCACAAAAAGTTTCAGCAATATTTCCACCACGATGCTGTGCTACGCTGCCTTCAAACGCAATCCACACCCCGCCAGTGGTGCGGCAATGGCACAGTGCGAGCAATGGCTTTCAAGTTATGGCAGCACACCAGAGGAATTGGCGGAAGCAATTCGAGCTCGTTACGGCAAAGACCGCACCTTCAGCGTGCCGATTCTGATGATGGCTGCGTTGGCGAACCTCATTTCCTGGCGGGAAGTGCCCCGTCTGCCGTTCGAATTGGCTGCACTGCCCAGTTCGTGGTATCGGTTTGCCCGCCTGCCAGTGGTCAGTTACGCACTGCCCGCCCTGATTGCGATTGGCCAGACTGTCCAGGCTCACCGTGGGAGTTGGAATCCCATCTCCAGCACCATCCGCTGGTGGTGCCGAAACCGTACCCTGCGAAAGTTACGCACCATCCAGCCGACCAGTGGGGGTTATCTGGAAGCCACGCCACTGACCAGTTTCGTGGTGATGTCGCTGGCCAGCTTACCGTATCGCACAACGGATTCTGAAGCGGTGATGGCTGCGGGCCTTCAGTTTCTGGAAGATTCGGTGCGACCCGATGGCAGTTGGCCGATTGATACGAATCTGGCCATCTGGGTAACTACATTGTCGGTAAATGCCCTGGCTGCGGGGAACGATCTGCCCACGGAAACGGAACGCGCACCACTGTTTGACTGGATTGCCGACCAGCAGACACGAACAAGGCACCCATACACCGATGCAGACCCAGGTGGCTGGGGCTGGACCGATTTTTCCGGCAGCGTACCCGATGCCGATGACACCCCAGGTGCCTGGCTGGCACTGATGAATCTGGATGCCAATCGTGGGGTAGAGGCAATTGCCCGACCGGAGTGGTTGCTGAATCTGCAGAATACCGATGGGGGCTGGCCCACCTTCTGCCGTGGCTGGGGCACATTACCGTTCGACCGCAGTGGGGCAGATTTAACAGCCCACGCAATTCGGGCTTTGAACCGATATTGTCAGCTTCAGCCCAATTCCCCCCACGCCAGCCGCATGAAGCGTGCAGTAGAACGTGGGTTTCGCTATCTTGCCCGCCAGCAGGCAGCAGATGGTTCGTGGCTGCCACTTTGGTTTGGGAATCAGCACGCACCGGACGACATCAATCCGGTGTATGGCACCTCCCGCGTGTTGGCCTGCTATCTGGAAGCAGATGGCACCACCGACCCTGCATATCAACGTGGAGTAGCGTTTTTAATGAAGTTCCAAAACAGTGATGGTGGCTGGGGCGGTGCGGCAAACACACCAAGCACTGTTGAAGAAACGGCGTTGGCCCTGGATGTGCTGGTGCGGGCAGTACCCACAGAACATCCCACCATTCAGAATGGTTATCAGTATCTGCTGCAACAGATTGCTGAGGAAAGCTGGACCACCCCATCGCCAATCGGTTTCTATTTTGCGAAACTATGGTACTTTGAAAAAATGTACCCACTGGTCTATGTATCTACTGCCATTGGCCGCCTTCGAATACTCATGCAATCTTCAAGCACCGTACCTGGGTAA
- a CDS encoding helix-turn-helix domain-containing protein, with product MTITLEERLETVAPTPEETALAQESSRQLVRLLGKSKARTEFKLRIGSDSDQEETVSIPVSAFRLLNDILTQMAQGNAVTIIPIHAELTTQQAADILNVSRPFLIEQLDKNVIPFRKVGTHRRILFQDLMVYKRETDRQRLEALEKLTQQAEELGMGYEA from the coding sequence ATGACAATTACACTTGAAGAACGATTGGAAACTGTTGCACCCACGCCGGAGGAAACAGCTCTGGCGCAGGAAAGCAGTCGCCAACTGGTGCGATTGCTGGGGAAAAGTAAGGCACGAACCGAGTTCAAACTGCGTATAGGTTCCGATTCTGATCAAGAAGAGACGGTGTCGATACCTGTTTCGGCATTTCGCCTTTTGAACGATATTCTGACGCAGATGGCACAGGGGAATGCCGTCACCATTATTCCGATACATGCGGAACTGACTACCCAACAGGCGGCAGATATTCTCAACGTATCGCGACCATTTCTGATCGAGCAACTGGACAAGAACGTGATTCCTTTTCGCAAAGTGGGAACGCACCGACGCATTCTGTTCCAGGATTTGATGGTATATAAGCGGGAAACAGATCGCCAGCGACTGGAAGCGTTGGAAAAACTCACTCAACAAGCGGAAGAACTAGGGATGGGGTACGAGGCTTGA
- a CDS encoding PIN domain-containing protein, translating to MSHFTVVYDACVLYPAPLRDFLMHLALTDLFRAKWSAMIHDEWIRSVLRDRPDLKPEQLQRTRDLMDAHVRDCLVTGFEDLIPSLQLPDENDRHVMAAAIRAGADVIVTFNARDFPVASLQPYGIETLHPDAFLNYQLDLAPNIVCTAAKKHRASLKKCPKTVSEYLTTLEAQGLAQTVAELRKYSELI from the coding sequence TTGAGCCACTTTACGGTTGTTTACGATGCCTGTGTGCTCTATCCAGCACCGTTGCGTGATTTTCTGATGCACTTAGCCCTAACCGACCTGTTCCGGGCAAAATGGAGTGCGATGATACACGACGAGTGGATACGTAGCGTATTGCGAGACCGCCCCGATCTGAAGCCCGAACAGTTACAGCGAACCCGCGACCTGATGGATGCCCACGTTCGTGATTGTCTGGTCACTGGTTTTGAAGATTTGATTCCTTCTTTGCAACTTCCTGATGAGAACGATCGGCATGTGATGGCAGCAGCCATTCGCGCAGGTGCAGATGTTATCGTGACATTCAACGCACGGGACTTTCCAGTTGCCAGCCTTCAACCCTACGGCATTGAAACACTTCACCCGGACGCGTTTTTGAATTATCAACTGGATCTGGCACCAAATATCGTCTGCACCGCCGCAAAAAAACACCGTGCCAGTTTGAAAAAGTGCCCCAAAACGGTAAGTGAATATTTAACAACGCTGGAAGCACAGGGATTAGCACAAACAGTTGCTGAACTACGAAAATACTCTGAATTAATTTAA
- a CDS encoding co-chaperone GroES translates to MAIQPLDDRILVQRETSETKTAGGILLPDNAREKPQKGKVLAVGPGKMKKDGTRAAMQVKVGDTVLFTSWAGDEVKQQVATSDEHLIMREDDVLAVIE, encoded by the coding sequence ATGGCCATCCAGCCACTTGATGACAGAATCCTGGTTCAGCGAGAAACCAGCGAAACAAAAACTGCCGGCGGTATTCTGCTGCCGGATAACGCACGTGAAAAACCACAGAAAGGCAAAGTGCTGGCTGTGGGTCCGGGCAAAATGAAAAAAGATGGCACTCGCGCTGCCATGCAGGTCAAAGTAGGCGATACCGTCCTCTTTACTTCATGGGCAGGTGACGAAGTGAAGCAACAAGTTGCCACTTCCGATGAGCACCTGATTATGCGGGAAGACGACGTGCTGGCAGTGATCGAATAA
- the groL gene encoding chaperonin GroEL (60 kDa chaperone family; promotes refolding of misfolded polypeptides especially under stressful conditions; forms two stacked rings of heptamers to form a barrel-shaped 14mer; ends can be capped by GroES; misfolded proteins enter the barrel where they are refolded when GroES binds), translated as MSAKQIAFDQEAREAMKRGVSKLAKAVKVTLGPKGRNVIIQKSFGSPTVTKDGVTVAREIELEDKYENMGARMVREVASKTSDTAGDGTTTATVLAEAIYNEGLKAVVSGVNPMLMKRGIEKAVEDIVAAVKAMAIPVKNELDLENVATIAANNDNVIGKIIAGAMAKVGKDGVLTVEEGKTLETNHEFVEGMQFDRGYISPYFVTDAESMECELDEPYILVFEKKIGSIRDLAPVLEEVLRQGKAILIICEDVEGDALAALVVNKIRQPGVFKCAAVKAPGYGDRRKAMLEDIAILTGGRAIFEDLGVKLENVKIGDLGRAKKVKIDKDNTTIIEGEGKKEAIQARIAMIQRELDKSTSDYDREKLSERIAKLSGGVAKINVGGATESEVKEKKMRVEDAMHATRAANQEGILPGGGIALLRATASLKPSGLSHDEEVGYNIVLRACKAPITQIAFNAGVDGNIVAAKVLENSSPTFGYDARNDKYVDMIQAGIIDPAKVVRSTIQNAASVSTLLLTSDALVADAPKDDEKKKGGGEGYDDMY; from the coding sequence ATGAGCGCGAAGCAGATTGCATTTGATCAGGAAGCCCGTGAAGCTATGAAACGGGGCGTTTCCAAACTGGCCAAAGCCGTGAAAGTGACCCTCGGACCGAAAGGCCGCAACGTCATTATCCAGAAATCGTTTGGTTCCCCCACCGTTACCAAAGACGGTGTCACCGTGGCACGGGAAATCGAACTGGAAGACAAATACGAAAACATGGGTGCCCGTATGGTGCGTGAAGTTGCCAGCAAAACTTCCGATACCGCTGGCGATGGCACCACCACCGCAACGGTGCTGGCAGAAGCCATTTACAACGAAGGCCTGAAAGCAGTGGTCTCCGGCGTCAACCCCATGCTGATGAAGCGTGGGATTGAAAAAGCCGTTGAAGACATCGTTGCCGCTGTTAAAGCAATGGCCATTCCTGTCAAGAACGAACTCGACCTCGAAAACGTAGCCACCATCGCAGCCAACAACGACAATGTGATCGGCAAAATCATTGCCGGTGCCATGGCCAAAGTGGGCAAAGATGGCGTGCTGACCGTGGAAGAAGGTAAAACCCTCGAAACCAACCACGAGTTTGTGGAAGGGATGCAGTTCGATCGTGGCTACATCTCCCCTTACTTCGTGACCGATGCCGAATCGATGGAATGCGAATTGGATGAACCATACATCCTCGTGTTCGAAAAGAAGATCGGTTCGATTCGCGATCTCGCACCCGTACTGGAAGAAGTGCTGCGCCAAGGCAAAGCTATCCTGATTATCTGCGAAGATGTGGAAGGTGATGCTCTTGCCGCACTGGTGGTTAACAAGATCCGCCAGCCTGGCGTCTTCAAGTGTGCCGCAGTCAAGGCACCTGGTTACGGCGATCGCCGTAAAGCAATGCTGGAAGACATTGCCATTCTGACCGGTGGCCGGGCGATCTTCGAAGATCTGGGCGTGAAACTGGAAAACGTCAAAATTGGCGACCTGGGCCGTGCCAAGAAAGTGAAGATCGACAAAGACAACACTACCATCATTGAAGGTGAAGGCAAGAAAGAAGCCATTCAGGCTCGTATTGCCATGATCCAGCGTGAACTCGACAAGAGCACCAGCGATTACGACCGCGAAAAGCTGTCGGAACGGATTGCCAAACTGTCCGGTGGTGTGGCCAAGATCAACGTTGGCGGTGCGACCGAAAGCGAAGTGAAAGAAAAGAAAATGCGTGTGGAAGACGCAATGCACGCCACCCGCGCTGCGAATCAGGAAGGGATCCTGCCAGGTGGGGGCATTGCACTGCTGCGTGCCACTGCCAGCCTGAAACCATCCGGCCTGAGCCACGACGAAGAAGTGGGTTACAACATTGTGCTGCGGGCCTGCAAAGCACCAATCACTCAGATTGCGTTCAATGCAGGTGTTGATGGCAACATCGTTGCAGCCAAAGTGCTGGAAAACAGCTCCCCCACCTTCGGCTACGATGCACGTAACGATAAATACGTCGATATGATTCAAGCCGGTATCATCGACCCAGCCAAAGTGGTTCGCAGCACCATTCAGAACGCAGCCAGCGTTTCTACCTTGCTGCTGACCTCGGATGCTCTGGTGGCAGACGCACCCAAGGACGATGAGAAGAAGAAAGGCGGCGGCGAAGGCTACGACGACATGTACTAA
- a CDS encoding sulfatase has translation MKYFGIVFAFHTLLMLGTAQGQVRPNIVLIVGDDMGYADVGFQGCKDIPTPHIDALAKTGVAFTSGYVTGPYCSPTRAGLLSGRYQTRFGHEFNPAGKGPKQGLPVAEKTVADRLKSAGYRTGMVGKWHLGNSPEHHPQKRGFDDFYGFLGGAHDYFRPMGILRGTEPAGDNTYLTDAIARESVAFIKANQTKPFFLYVTFNAVHTPMQADDPRLNKFASIADKNRRTYAAMMSAMDDAVGSISKTLTDLKLSENTLVMFISDNGGPTMKGVTVNASNNAPLRGSKRTTLEGGIRVPFILNWPGKLSPAKDDRPVIQLDLHATSLAIAGITPKEDWKLEGVNLLPYLLEKDKATEIPHEALYWRFGKQMAIRRGDWKLVRYDLAAEGKSGLSAAKLYHLKQDIGETIDLASKESDKVKELQSAWDTWNKSNIAPLWGSPGPVQ, from the coding sequence ATGAAATATTTTGGAATTGTGTTCGCTTTTCACACGTTGCTGATGCTGGGGACTGCCCAGGGTCAGGTTCGGCCAAATATCGTATTGATCGTGGGCGACGATATGGGCTATGCAGATGTTGGTTTTCAAGGCTGCAAAGATATTCCTACTCCACATATCGATGCACTCGCAAAAACGGGTGTTGCCTTCACTAGTGGCTATGTTACTGGGCCATATTGCTCCCCCACTCGGGCTGGATTGCTGAGTGGGCGATATCAGACTCGTTTCGGTCACGAGTTTAACCCCGCAGGAAAAGGCCCAAAGCAAGGGTTGCCTGTCGCAGAAAAAACAGTTGCCGATCGACTGAAATCAGCAGGCTACCGCACCGGGATGGTAGGCAAATGGCACTTAGGGAATTCTCCAGAGCATCACCCACAGAAACGTGGTTTTGATGACTTTTATGGTTTTCTTGGTGGGGCCCACGATTACTTTCGCCCCATGGGGATCTTGCGTGGAACGGAACCTGCTGGTGACAATACCTACCTGACAGATGCAATTGCTCGCGAATCGGTAGCATTTATCAAAGCAAATCAAACAAAGCCGTTTTTCTTATACGTCACCTTTAATGCAGTTCACACTCCAATGCAGGCAGACGATCCAAGACTGAATAAGTTTGCCTCCATTGCTGATAAAAACCGCCGCACATACGCAGCCATGATGAGCGCCATGGACGATGCAGTAGGTTCAATCTCAAAGACATTAACTGATCTGAAATTATCGGAAAATACTCTGGTGATGTTTATCAGTGATAACGGTGGCCCGACAATGAAAGGCGTTACTGTCAATGCCTCCAACAATGCCCCTCTCCGAGGGTCGAAACGCACCACGCTGGAAGGTGGGATCCGAGTGCCATTTATTCTTAACTGGCCAGGCAAACTATCACCGGCTAAAGACGATCGCCCGGTAATCCAGCTTGACCTGCATGCCACATCTCTCGCGATTGCAGGCATCACACCAAAAGAAGACTGGAAACTGGAAGGTGTAAACTTACTGCCTTATCTGCTGGAGAAAGACAAAGCGACAGAAATACCCCACGAGGCCTTGTACTGGCGATTTGGAAAACAGATGGCAATCCGTCGTGGTGATTGGAAACTGGTGCGTTATGATCTTGCTGCAGAGGGAAAGAGTGGCCTCTCTGCTGCAAAGCTATACCACTTGAAGCAGGACATTGGTGAAACAATCGATCTTGCTTCGAAAGAATCAGATAAAGTAAAGGAGCTGCAATCGGCCTGGGATACGTGGAACAAATCGAATATCGCCCCACTGTGGGGATCCCCTGGGCCTGTTCAATAA
- a CDS encoding sulfatase yields the protein MRHIILLAFFFQSILAIPAADLPEKPNIVVFLSDDHGQLDSTPYGAKDVRTPEMQALADAGCVMTNAFVASPSCAPSRAALLTGLMPARNGAEANHSFKKDDVGSLPEVLRKAGYETAAFGKVAHNVMDARRHGFDQINKLHDVSAVADFLATRTSKKPLALFVGTPQPHVPWAKKSAYDPRKITLPPTSIDTALTREFRTRYYADISIADRELGETRQLVKKYLGDACLFLYTSDHGAQWPFGKWNLYDAGIRVPLILEWPGVIKAGTRSDAIVQWTDLLPTLIEVAGGKVPDKLDGQSFLQVILGKKSTHRDRIFATHSGDGDMNVTPMRCLRKDGYKYILNLYPQHEYSTHIDRGPVPDRDGVPYWESWVTKAEHDPAAATIVQRYRRRPAEELYDLKQDPHEMNNLAGVAEYTKHLQTMRQELNEWMISQNDSKKFFGKPRLFK from the coding sequence ATGCGACACATAATTCTCTTAGCATTTTTCTTCCAAAGCATCCTGGCTATTCCAGCAGCAGATCTACCAGAGAAGCCAAACATCGTGGTGTTTTTATCCGATGATCATGGCCAGTTGGATAGCACCCCATACGGTGCCAAAGATGTTCGCACTCCAGAAATGCAGGCACTTGCAGATGCGGGATGTGTGATGACAAACGCCTTTGTTGCATCGCCCAGTTGTGCTCCCAGCCGAGCGGCACTGCTGACTGGATTAATGCCCGCTAGAAATGGAGCCGAAGCCAATCATTCGTTTAAGAAAGATGATGTTGGTTCGTTGCCAGAAGTTTTAAGAAAAGCAGGATATGAAACCGCAGCGTTCGGTAAAGTAGCCCACAATGTAATGGATGCCAGGAGGCACGGCTTCGACCAGATCAATAAACTGCACGATGTCAGTGCGGTGGCAGACTTTCTCGCAACACGCACTTCGAAAAAGCCCCTGGCACTGTTTGTGGGCACGCCACAACCGCATGTTCCGTGGGCGAAAAAAAGTGCATATGATCCCAGAAAAATTACCCTGCCACCCACTTCCATAGATACTGCTCTCACACGCGAATTTCGAACACGGTACTACGCTGACATTTCTATTGCTGACCGGGAACTGGGTGAAACAAGACAACTGGTGAAAAAATATCTTGGTGATGCCTGCCTGTTCCTTTACACATCTGACCACGGTGCACAATGGCCATTTGGCAAATGGAACCTGTACGATGCTGGAATACGTGTACCACTCATTCTGGAATGGCCTGGAGTTATCAAAGCTGGTACCCGTTCCGATGCCATCGTTCAATGGACAGATCTTTTGCCAACTTTAATTGAAGTGGCAGGCGGGAAAGTTCCCGATAAGCTCGATGGTCAATCTTTCCTGCAAGTTATCCTTGGGAAAAAATCAACGCACCGAGATCGCATTTTTGCAACGCACTCCGGAGATGGCGATATGAATGTGACTCCGATGCGATGCTTACGAAAGGATGGTTATAAGTATATTCTGAACCTCTATCCACAGCACGAATACAGCACGCATATCGACCGTGGGCCGGTCCCGGACCGCGATGGTGTTCCCTATTGGGAATCATGGGTGACCAAAGCAGAACATGATCCTGCGGCGGCAACTATTGTGCAGCGCTATCGGCGGCGTCCTGCAGAAGAGTTGTACGACTTAAAACAAGACCCACACGAGATGAATAATCTGGCTGGTGTCGCAGAATATACCAAGCACCTGCAAACGATGCGGCAGGAATTGAATGAATGGATGATTTCTCAGAATGACAGCAAAAAATTCTTTGGAAAACCAAGGTTATTCAAGTAA
- a CDS encoding IS4 family transposase: MTSNSFASEALSRLPLAEAAFLMLDDIFQNNTLEAIYQSNRGRTYTRILTFSSFFQLLRDSLISPDHSARARLIDASENGELPTSLKAFYDKLAHMPPEVGAGLLSHSYRAISKLLPRKMTSKLPKSLCKLTVVAVDGKVIKHTMRRLLPLRISKQNASKLLGGKALVAVNLSTGLVMEMASELDGEASETRLLAPLLQQLKDHCGEKLIVADRCYGFYKHIAMIKDDGCHFVLRVASITQFIQDPEKPARIGKDRYGRKLIEEHGWITSQKNTKLIAVRRLSIIRDKVQIQLLTDLTDSKRYPADDIAEIYRYRWDIERVYATITKVFQLRHLIGTSPEAGLIQASLCLILFNITEAIKWHISVGNGKKIDEVSGEMLWRDIRDEVMAATRLLRTRDVQMLLQGIKQEVGILERLTELLGNLWKKKWAKSKVGRTDPTKIPNPKPQKLKQTTCHDSVFRVMKRAKK; this comes from the coding sequence ATGACTTCAAATTCATTCGCTTCAGAGGCTTTATCACGCCTACCTTTAGCCGAAGCCGCTTTCCTCATGCTTGATGACATTTTCCAAAATAATACGCTTGAAGCGATCTATCAATCAAATCGTGGACGCACCTACACTCGTATTTTGACATTCTCTTCATTTTTCCAATTGTTGCGAGATTCACTGATTTCTCCCGATCACTCTGCCAGGGCTCGTCTGATCGATGCATCTGAAAACGGTGAATTGCCTACATCGCTCAAAGCGTTTTATGACAAATTAGCGCATATGCCGCCAGAGGTTGGGGCGGGGCTCCTTTCGCATTCCTATCGGGCTATTTCAAAGCTTTTGCCAAGAAAAATGACTTCTAAATTACCAAAATCTCTTTGCAAACTTACTGTTGTCGCCGTTGATGGCAAAGTAATTAAGCATACGATGCGGCGCCTTCTTCCTTTAAGAATAAGCAAGCAAAATGCATCAAAATTGCTTGGAGGGAAAGCACTTGTTGCAGTGAATCTGAGTACTGGTCTGGTAATGGAAATGGCTTCGGAATTGGATGGAGAAGCAAGTGAAACACGCTTGTTAGCTCCACTTTTGCAACAGCTGAAAGACCATTGCGGCGAGAAATTAATTGTGGCGGATCGATGCTATGGTTTCTACAAGCATATTGCAATGATCAAGGATGACGGGTGCCATTTTGTTTTACGAGTTGCAAGCATTACCCAATTTATTCAAGATCCGGAAAAACCAGCGAGAATTGGCAAAGACCGATATGGCCGAAAACTTATCGAAGAACATGGCTGGATCACAAGTCAAAAGAATACGAAATTGATCGCAGTACGCCGACTGAGCATTATCCGCGATAAAGTGCAGATACAACTACTAACAGACCTGACCGATTCGAAACGATACCCTGCAGACGACATCGCAGAGATATATCGCTATCGTTGGGATATTGAGCGTGTATACGCGACGATTACAAAAGTGTTTCAGTTGCGTCACTTGATAGGTACCAGTCCAGAGGCTGGTTTAATACAAGCATCGCTTTGCCTCATTTTATTTAACATTACAGAAGCAATCAAATGGCATATTTCGGTCGGAAACGGAAAGAAAATAGATGAAGTATCTGGCGAAATGCTCTGGCGAGATATCCGAGATGAGGTGATGGCCGCAACGCGATTGCTTCGAACGCGCGATGTGCAGATGCTGCTTCAAGGGATCAAACAAGAAGTGGGGATATTAGAAAGACTAACTGAATTATTGGGCAATCTGTGGAAAAAGAAGTGGGCAAAAAGCAAAGTAGGGCGTACAGATCCTACAAAAATTCCAAATCCAAAACCCCAAAAACTGAAACAGACAACTTGCCACGATTCAGTCTTTAGGGTGATGAAGCGAGCAAAAAAATGA